A single window of Zeugodacus cucurbitae isolate PBARC_wt_2022May chromosome X, idZeuCucr1.2, whole genome shotgun sequence DNA harbors:
- the LOC128923141 gene encoding uncharacterized protein LOC128923141 isoform X2, which translates to MIFQTSYGALKVRNLIGVTYGSSVELSNRWNMCCKQIQNYGCKRCYIEHKSFTHQILGLMSLFYVQLNLLLNTSPGRTETTWLRCFGTVYHRDVCKLGFANELEGKAVAVFLELPAPQLAVPLAAKTQKLKGGLF; encoded by the exons aTG atatttcaaacctcatacggcgcgttaaaggtacgcaacctaattggtgtcacttatggcagcagcgtagaactttcgaatcgatggaatatgtgctgcaagcaaatccagaactatggatgcaaacgctgctacatcgaacacaaatcatttacacaccagatattaggtttaatgtcacttttttacgtgcaattaaaccttttgctcaACACAAGCCCGGGAAGAACTGAAACGACATGGCTTAGGTGCTTTggaaccgtttatcatcgcgacgtgtgtaaactgggttttgccaatgagctagagggcaaagcagttgcagtatttttagaattaccggcccctcagttggccgtgccattagcagctaaaactcagaaattaaagg gaggacttttttga
- the LOC128923141 gene encoding uncharacterized protein LOC128923141 isoform X1, whose product MVNIKGETIEYIFQTSYGALKVRNLIGVTYGSSVELSNRWNMCCKQIQNYGCKRCYIEHKSFTHQILGLMSLFYVQLNLLLNTSPGRTETTWLRCFGTVYHRDVCKLGFANELEGKAVAVFLELPAPQLAVPLAAKTQKLKGGLF is encoded by the exons atggtcaacatcaagggcgaaaccattgaatac atatttcaaacctcatacggcgcgttaaaggtacgcaacctaattggtgtcacttatggcagcagcgtagaactttcgaatcgatggaatatgtgctgcaagcaaatccagaactatggatgcaaacgctgctacatcgaacacaaatcatttacacaccagatattaggtttaatgtcacttttttacgtgcaattaaaccttttgctcaACACAAGCCCGGGAAGAACTGAAACGACATGGCTTAGGTGCTTTggaaccgtttatcatcgcgacgtgtgtaaactgggttttgccaatgagctagagggcaaagcagttgcagtatttttagaattaccggcccctcagttggccgtgccattagcagctaaaactcagaaattaaagg gaggacttttttga